The DNA sequence ctttgatcttccagatctcagtctctcaagtagctaggattataggcaggacaACAGTGCCTggttccatttttttaattttattttaaatatttcttttctttcaactaTACTCGTGTGACCATCTCTGTTGTAtttgtagagaaagaaaaattttattttattttttattttggtagttctggggtttgaactcagggccttgtacttgctaggcaggtgctccaccacttgaaccacagaaCTAGACTTCTATttcttaagaaaagaaagaaaagagggtggaaggaaggaagatggaaggaaggaaaaaggaaattgaaattcgggctggggacatggttcaaaaCTTGGAggacctgccttgcaagtatgaagctctgagttcaaaccccagtaccatccccccaaaaaaagaacccagaaggtttctttttctttgtttctggggGGTGggacaggactggggtttgaactcagggcttcctacttgcaaAGTAGGGGCtctaccacacctccagtccattttgcttgatTATTTCAGAGACAGAGGACTCACTCTagaactatgtgcccaggctggcctccaatggcTCAAACCTCTgtccttctgatttcagcctcccaagtagctaggattacatgcatgagtcaCCAGCCACCCGCCCGGCAGAAATTGGACATTTGAATACAGGAAGTTTGATACTGAAGAATTAGTGATGATGTTAATAATTGATTGTGCTTTGTGATTATATTAAAAAAGAGTCATCAAGTCATTGATTCAAGagtcccttcttctctcctttatcTCTGAGACGGCTGAGAGATGCCAAGGTGATTAGGGGACAAACAGCTGCCTGAGAGCCCCTGAGGATGCTGACTCTGGAATTTGGTGGCTCTCCAGTGAGATGTGGAgttgggagagagaggaagggacaatTGACTCAGTGAGGCAAGTCACTGAGACACTGACAGATGAAATTAAATGAGGGAGGGAGATTGGGAGAGCCTAGATCACACTAGTGTGACCAGGAGTTGATCGTTGTTGAAGCTGAGTGATAGATACATAGGGCCTCATTATATTATTCTGTATATATTTCAACAGTTTCAAGAATAGGAAGTTTAAGGGTCCTGTGAACCCCTCCTCCCAAAGCCCTAGGTCCCAAGAGACAGAAGTGCTGTGTGTTACAGCACAGGTTGTAACACACACAGCTCTCAGGCAGGGACCATCCTTTGGTGACCAAGAGCCTGAGGATACTTTCAGGGACTCCAGCTGGCTCCTGGGACAGTCCCTGGCTCTCCTGAATGGGGATGGTTTTTGGGAGAGGATCAGAGGGGAAGTAGCTGTGTCTTTTCCATTGAGGTGGGCCTGGTGACATTATGGGCCTCATGACACTGGGCACAGGCACTGTGGCCTTCAGATGGCTGAGGATGTGAGTAGGTGGCTCCAAAAATAGCAGAGGAGGCAGCAGGGGATGCAGGGAGTCACATGGAGAACCTCAGGGGCTGGGCCTGGGCAGCTGCTTGCTCTGCACCTCCACCTACTTCCAGGGCCTTCAGTTCTCCTTCTACCTCCAaaacctctcttcttttcttctccatttctgaGAAGGTGAATTAGGGACAAGCACCTGCCTGAGAGGCCCCATAGATGCTGACTCTGGAATTTGGTGGctcttcaaggagatgtggggTGGtcaggtggggagagagagaggaaggaacaagAACTAAGTAAGCTGCCTGCCAGTTATCCCATCTGCAGGCCCACACTCTCAGCCTGACCCATGATCCTGATCCCTGATCCcacatgcttttgcccaggtgtTTAGTTGTGGGGTGAGGTGGGCTGCACCCTCAGCATAAGACCCATGGTTGTTCACAAAGACAGCAGAGACTGTAAAATGCTGATGGCCCTGGAGCCCCACCTCTTCCTCAGGGTACCTGGGGAGAAAGCCCCTCTGAGTGGGAGGCTCTGAGAGAGAAGGGCATCTACCCCCTTCATACCTGGACCCACGGCCTtcgacaggtgtgtgtgtgggggaagggCTGTGGTGCTCACAAGCAAGTTCATCAATGGCTGTTATTGAGCAACGTGTGGGCTACACACTTTTAGATGCAATGAACTCATCAGCAGCATGGTTTGGAGAAGTCATAAACCCGTGCTCAGGGTTATCATCTGGGAAATGGGGACGACAGTCATATCTGCCTCATGGAACTGCTATGTGTATGGAATAGGTTGATATACATAAGTATACGTCAGCTCTTCGGCACAGAGACAGGCAGGTCAGCTGCCCCTACCCACTAACATGCAAGCCGCATGCATCCTGCATCTTCAGCCTGGCACGAGGTAGGTGCTCTGTATGCATGTGCTGCAATAATTATTCTGTGGACTCTTCACAATGGCCCCAAGAGGTGAGCACTATTCATGCAACTCGTAATTGTGGAAACAGAGGCATAGAAAGGGCACATGAGTCACTCAAGGCCACATCTCCAGGAAGCGTCAAGGTGGGACTCTTGTCCAGGCTGGCAGGCCTCCCGTCCTGTGCAGTTATTCCCAGCTGTGTGAACCAGAGAAGGCAGCTCCGCTGCTCACTTGTCTCCTCCTGGCTGATCCCATCCGGGGCTCTCTCCTTCCGGATCTACCCATGGGGGATGCTTAGCCTGGGGCTCAGGCTTGGGAAACAGGCACTCTGTTCATTGTTAAGGAAGCTATCACACAGTTCCCTGTATCTACTCGATGCTGTGCCCTCTGTGCAGGTGCAGGGATAGGAAGATTCTCTGAGGAACCCAGAGCATGTGTACCACCCCATCTGTGAGGCTGGGTTGGCATAGGGATGTGGGCAGGGCTAAGGAACACCCAACTGGCCtagaaggagaaaggaggtggGAAAGACAAAAGCAGGAAGAGAACTCCAGGGAAGGATTGGCTTGGACAAAAGCTAGGAGACCTAAGAGAACATATTAAGCTACAGAGGAGCAGAGGAAGCCGGAGGAGCCcggcatggtgtgtgtgtgtgtgtgtgtgtgtgtgtgtgtgtgtgtgtgtgtgtgtgtgtgtgtgtgtgtctgagggcATTCTAGACAGGAAGGCTGGGGATAGGAATGGTCAGAAAACCATCAACTGGGGATGAACTGAGAACTCATCAGTGGAAGCCATCAAAGTTTTAAGGGAGGGCCCAGGTAGTCAGGTTGATAGTTTAGAAAACGTACTAtggagctgggcctggtggtgcatgcctataatcccaagtgattagaggcacacacacacacacacacactgtgatgTGGCCACCGGGAAGGGATGATTGGAGGGACACTGTATGGGAGTAGGGTTCCCTCCAGATTCACTGCCTCATCTGGGCGGGGAAAGGGGAGGGCCCAGCTGGCCAAGGCTGTGCCCCAGCTGCTCTGGGACACCTCCCAGtcactcctccctctctcctccctgcccctgtcTCTGTCACTCACAGGCATAGGCCAGGCTGGGCAGCCATGGTAGCCGCTGTAATATGTATTCCTCTCCTGGTGGGTAAGTTGGGGCCTTCTTCACCAGGAGGCCCAGAGTGAGAGGTGGGATGGGGTGAAGAGGTGGAAGAAAGGGGCATCTTCAGGGGAGGGGTgtggggtggtgagggaggggctCAAAGGGCTTCAGGGTGCTAATGTCCAGGCAGTCAAGGATCTAATAGCTGGGAACTGGGCTCCGGAGTGTGGGGGCTGGGAATTCTAAGGGTGGAGATGTCCTAGGGCTGTGCGTCCTTTAATGGGCTGTCTGGGACACTGCTTCTGTCAGGCCCAGGCTAAATTTGGCCTTAAGAGTTAGGGGGAGGGCAGCTTGGGCAGGTCTGCTTTGTTGGGCTCCTATTGACCTTTAGTGCAGGCTCTGATCCTCCCTGTATATTAAGGAAGGCAGGTGGGGGGTTCCCCAGAGCCAGTGAAGGAGCCCCCTTCTCTTAAGCCTTTACAGGAGCACAGGGGACTTGGTGAGGAAAGGAGCTCATCCCTGCCAGGACTGAGGCTATCTGTGTCTTTGGGGCTTGTGGGGGTCCCTACAGGTCTCCTGGCAGGGTTGGGAGGCACCGAATTCCAGCAGACCACCCTATACCCGCTTGTGGGCCGTTTCTTTGTGCACACCTTGGATCACGCCACCTTCCTGAGCCTTCCAGAGCGTGTTGGTGAGAGGGGCCTGATGGGTCACTGAGCAGGCTGGAGTGTGCCCGGCTCAAGGCTCCTGTAAGCCTCtaattccttcttctcttctaccAGCTGTCCCACCCACCGTTCACATCACCTACCATGCCCACCTCCAGGGACATCCTGACCTGCCCCGGTGGCTCCGCTATACTCAGCGCAGCCCCTACAACCCTGGCTTCCTGTATGGCACCGCCACCCCAGAAGATCGGGGGCGCCAAGTCATTGAGGTGCCAGCGGGGACCCTTAGAGCCCCCTCCAAGGGGTGGGTCACTATGGCCTCCTAGGAGCAGCCCTGCCAGCAGGATTGGGTGTTCATGCATGTCCGcttacatataatttatatagaTCTAATTTGTATAGGTGCTCTCTGCCAGGGCCAACTGTACCATGCTTCCTTTTAACCCCACCCCTCCACCCTCTTCCCATCTCCTCAGATCACAGCTTACAATCGGAACACCTTTGATACCACTAGGCAGAGGCTGGTGCTGCTGATTGAGGACCCAGAAGGTACCTCCATTCCTGCCCCACCCTTCCCCACCAGTGCTAGTCTTGGGGGACCTCTCCTGGAAGGGAGAGGCTTGGGAAGCAGCAAGGAGCAGGGGATCCTGAAGAGCAGAGATTCAGGGAAGATGTGACATTGACAGTTTTTAGGGAATGTGCTCTGGACTGTAGTTCTAGTGTCAGGCTCTGTTACTATCTGCCCTGCAGACCTTGGGGCCTGGGCAGATCACTGGGCTGTGGATGATGGGGAAGGGCATTTGGGACCTGTAATTTATTGGGTACTGGGGACAGAAGGAGTGTGGGGGATGAGGTGAGGAGCTTTGGGGAGGCTTGGATAAGATCTGGGGGCCAGAGCAAGGGGTGGGGGATCCGCTGAGTGCCCACCTGGTTTCCCCAGGCCCCCAGCTGCCATACCATGTGGAGTTCTTGGTACGCAGCCATGATGTGGAGGAGGTGTTGCCCTCCACACCTGCCAACCGCTTCCTAACGGCCCTGGGGGGACTCTGGGAGCCGGGGGAACTCCAACTGCTTAACATCACTTCAGCACTGGACCGTGGGGGTCGTGTCCCTCTTCCCATCGAAGGTCGTAAGGAAGGGTAGGTGTGCAACCCTGGAGGTGGCCATCAAACAGAAGTCTCCCTAACTTGTTGGTGGGGCTTTTCCGCCACTGCACACACTTACTATGTCCACCTCCTCTCGGCTTCACACCACTGTCCACCCCCCTCCAGCCATCCTCTCATCTCCTTGTCCTTCTTGAGCCcaatcctagttactctggaCTCTGTACTTCCTGGTATCCATGAGAACATGGGAGATCCATCCACATGTCAAAGGACAGTCTTGAGAGCATAAAGACTGGGGTGATCTGGGGGCCCCAGAACTAGGGGAAGGAGGCTGTGACCTCTCCTGCCAGGCCCCAGTTTATCACCTGTCTCCCCTAACCCCCACTCCAAGCCATCTCCCCATACCACACCCTGAGTGTCCTGCCTTACCGTCAGGATAGCTTCATCACTCCCAGGCAGAGTGGTGTCCAGTGCCCCTCCCACACTCTGCTTATAGTGGCTTCTATCTGTACCCAGGGTATATATCAAGGTGGGTTCTGCCTTCCCCTTCTCTACCTGCCTGAAGATGGTGGCATCTCCTGACAGCCATGCCCGCTGTGCCCATGGCCAGCCTCCACTTCTGTCTTGCTATGACACCTTGGCACCCCACTTTCGTGTTGACTGGTGCAATGTGTCCCTGGTGAGGAGCAGCCCTAAatccagggctgggggtgggggcatggttCTCATcaactcccctccctcccttccccactgcTTCCCACTCCACTCCAGTCTTAGACTgtcatttctgtctctgtctctgtctctgtctctctctctctctctctctctctctctctctctctctccttttcccacaAGAGGGCGACAGAGTCTACAATCCACACTCTATTATCAGATAGACCTGGTGTCTCAATCTGTTCAGCCCAACAGCTACACCAACCAATCACACTCTACAGTGCAGTTCTCAAACCCTTTCCCCACAAAGGGTCAGGGTGTAATAGCTCAGTCTGCTTTAGCAAACCCACCTGCAATAAGGATTAGTAGTTTTCCAAGCTAAGAATCCAAGAGGCCCCCTACAGCTCTTATGTATTTTGAGTGTCCCCAGAGAGCCTGACTCCCAGGCTGGGAATTTCAGGTGTGCTTTACTCCTGGGAATTGACCAACAGTGCAGGGTTGCACAGTCAGGGCCTGGCCATTGATAATATCCTGAATATTTGCCACGTGCTGGGCACAGTACCCTCAATAGGTTTTATCCTCACAATCATTGCAGGAGGCAGGTATACTATGGTCACTCTGActttacagctgaggaaactgaggcatgcagAGGCAAGTCACCCCAGCAAAGCATTAAGCTGACTCAGGAGTCAGACCCTAGAGTTGGCACTAATTATAGTACTGTCCTGCTTCTCCTGGAATTAGCCTCTCCTGGCTCCTCATTCAGTCTTTGTCCTGGGAGGTCACATGAACTAGGGAAGGAGGAGACCCAGTGGTTGCATGGGGCAATAGGTAGGGTGTTCCCTGAACCTCTGCCATGTTCCCTGGGGGTCTCTGTGTCTAGCCAGCCTCTTCCGGGTCAGCCATGGGCTCTCTGTGCAGGTGGATAAGTCAGTGCCAGAACCCCTGGATGAGGTGTTCACCCCAGGTGATGGAATCCTGGAGCATGACCCATTCTTCTGCCCACCCACTGAGGCTACAACCAGAGACTTCCTGACAGATGCCCTGGTCACCCTCCTGGTGCCCCTTCTGGTGGCTCTGCTGCTCACCCTCCTGCTGGCCTACATCATGTGctgcaggagggaaggaaggtgagGGTGGGGGATGGAGGGCAGGGAGGGCAACGAGGGGACCCCCAGTGGGTGGCACTTGTGTTGTGTGGGAACCCAGACCTCTCAGGGAGTGAGGTTCTCAAGAGGAAGAGGAGTAGGGGGGCTTTTCTAGGAACCTAGAGTCTTGAGTCCTACCTGGCCCAGCACCAGGGGGATGCTgaataagaaaacacaaattccCCACTCATCTGAACCGTGGGGAGGCAATGGGGCAAAAACAGAGGGGAACCAACCTTCTCCCCCACTTTTCCACAGGTTGAAGAGAGACCTGGCCACCTCTGAGTGAGTAAGGAAGACCTGGGGGCTGGGTGGGAACTTCCTAGGCTGTCACATTGGACCCTCCCACCTCTATGAGCAGAGATACAAGCCAGAGTCCTCTAGGTTGATGGGGACCACTTTGTTCTCTGAGCCCTGGCTCTGGGCAGGCTCTGGGAGCCAGGGAAGCTCCAACTGCTCAATTCTACCATCCCTTCCCAAATCCATCTCACTCTCATTTGTCCTAGCTTCCCCCTACCCAtgacctctcctctctccttgctCCTTCataactctctttctctcccacacCCTGAACCCCAAAGATTCTACTAGGCAGATGTACAATAAGTTGGGCTCCTTTTATTCTCACCACACTGAGCCGGTGGCAGGCTTGTCACCCCTGCCTCTTCGCCTGGCCTGCCTTATTAATGGCGGCGGCGTTTGACCACCCTGTGGACTCTCTTGAAAAGTCACTTGCGGCTCTGTCTGGAGCCCAGTAGTGACCTGCGCTGTCTAGACTGGCACTGTCCAGACTGGCGCTGCCCACGCTGCCGTCGCTGCTGCCGCCGTCTCTTGGCCTTGAGTCTGGACTTGGAGGGCTGCTTCTTGCCCAGGCGGAAGGAGCCCGTGGCCCTCTTGCCAGTCACCTGCTTGAGCAAGCCCTTCTCCACCAGCTTTTGGAGCACACGCTTGAAACGCCGGGTGTTACGGGCCATGTTATAACCTGTGGTGGTCAGGGCCTTCTTTATGACAGCCAGGGACACACGGCTGTGCACCCCCTTGTCTGCCACAGTTCTCAGGATCACCTTCGACATGCTGGGCTTCGGACAGGCTTTGGGGCAGGTGCGAGGCCCAGTCTCGCTCTTGTTGGAGACCCCTGATGCGCTGGCCTCCCAACTTCCACCCATGGCAGTGTTTGAGGCCAAGGGCATAGACGGGGGCACCGGTGAAGTGTCTTTCTGCATCTCTCCCAGGGGTAGCTGAAGAGAGTTGGGTGCCAGGACCTCCAGGGTGGCAGCTGGAAGTCTCCACTGGTCACTCTTGGTGTTGGGCGAGCTTCGTCCTGGCTTCTGTTTCCTTCAGAGGCTTCCTTGTAGGGGTCTGACCCACGCCTCCCCTGagtggccagagggaggaccaAGGATGATCACCCTATGGTTGGCCTCAGCAGACTTGTGCTGTGGATTCAGGGGGTGGTGAGGTTATCCTGCAGTGACCTCAGGGGGCCATTGTGAGGCCACCAGAATCCTGTGGGGGTCACAGTGGCCTTATTGTTTCCTCTCCTGGGAGGGGAAGTCAGGAGTTACCAAACCGGGCATCAGAGTGCCAGGTGCCCTGCAAAGGAAGGCTGTGGCTGTGTGGGCTAGAAAGGTGGACCCACATGGGACGTGCACACATGTGAACACGTGTGCCTGAGCCAATTTCAGGGCAATTAGCCTTCAATTTTAAACCTTTGGGCCTCTGGGTTAAAGTATATGTTTTAAATATCAGAATTATACTAACATAATTTTTATGGGGAATATACTTTCCAGAGTACACAAAATTGAAATCCCTCGATCTATGTAAGTCAATTAACTTTCTATACAAAGCAGTTACaggggctgtggatgtagcttagtggtagagtgctcacctagcacaagtaaggcactgggttccatctctagcaccagaaaaacaaacaaaaaacccaaaccacaaAGGCATGACAAgacttcacttttatttcttatttcattttatagactCCTCTCATAAAGATCAATactttccacataaatttcacaAGGAGaatttccacataaatttcacaAGGAGAATTTTATTAATGGCGTGGGGGGACTGGATCAAATTTGATCAGTTGCATCCATTGCCATTGGGAATTTTGTCTGTGACCAGTATTTTCTCCACTTCCATCTTTCCTGGGTCAATTCTGTAGCCCCAATAATTTCAGGAAAATCTGCTTCTCCCATCAATTTGGAGTCAGTAACCAATTTTGCCATGCACCTTCGTTGGTTTGGGTTTCCTATAAAATTCAATGGTTCTGCTTTGGTCAATgccatgtttattattattattaatgtcgttattattatttccattattatttgctgtgctagggatagaacccagggcctcaagcatgctagataagtgctctacccctgagctacatctccagccttcaACGTCAGTCATTTTTCAAATTAGCCACAAGTTGTGATTCTGCTGCCTGCTTTTCACCTGTATGATTTTACTGGTCTCGAGTTCCTCCAGGCCTCAGTGACACTATCCTGTGTGTCATGGTGGAGTGGATGTGGGTGAGACCTTGGGCCATGCATGCATGCCTATGTGCGTGAGTGTACTCGTGTGTAGGAATGCCTCTCTGCTCTTCCATTTGCCCAAGTGCTGGTGTGGAAAGCCTGTGAGAAAGGCACCTTGGAGTTTGGCATCTATTCTTCTCCTGGAAAAACATCCTCAGAACACTTTTTCCACCTGTATGTTGCCAGAGTAATAAGACCCGGATGTGGGCCCAGGGTCTTCCTCCTGAGGGGGTATCACCTGCCCGGCTGACTCCACTCAGCATCCATAGCTTTCTTGCTCCTTCCCCTCAGACTCCCCGGAAGACTGAGTCTTGCTGGGGAATGGAAAATTGTGTTTTGAACAACCCAGTTTGCTAAATTCCAGATTCAAGAGCTCATCTTGACCCTCCCCTGGCCTTAGACAATGACTGCTTCTTCCCCTGGCTAGACAGTGCTCGGTCCCACTCCCCCAGAGGAGTGTGGCCCATTCTTCACAAAGCTGGATGTCTTTCTGTAGTCTAACCTCTCGGGCTTTAACTGGGCCCGGACACAGGTGGGGGCCACCTCCCCCATTTGATTGGAATGGAGTGGCAAGTAGGATGGCTTCAGCCTGCCCAGTGGCAAGTAGGGTGGCTTCAGCCTGCCCAGGACCCTAGCCTCCTTAAGAAAACTAATTCCTATTGTTTATAAGAAAAAGTTCCTGCTCTGTCTGACCTGGCAACCAGGTAGTCTGGGAAAATGTCACTAGCATGGCCCATAAATATTGGTGGGTTTGTGCAAATGGGGCTTGAAAACACCTTTCCTAGAGGCCAAGTTCATTGGTGGGCTTGCTGTAGTAAAACGACATTGATGATGTTGTAGCATTCTATAATAATAACTACTGCTGGCTGCAAGCTTGGCCAGGAGATGGTTTAAGTGCTTTTTCTAGATTAACCATTTAATTCACATAACTGaattacaggtgaggaaactgaagcacagagagattaagtaattttctcaaggtcacagagcagtAAGCAAGAGAGTCCAGATTCAAACCCAAAGCAAGTCCTCATGCTTAATTACTGTGCTATCTTGTTGCTCTGAAGGAACTCAAGTTTTCCCCTGGACAACCCTGGAGCAAGTCCATGAGAATGTCACATGAGAATAGACTGAGCCTCCTGAAGAGGACCTAGAGCTAGAGTTTAGGAAAGACTTTCTGAAGGGTGTAGCCACTCAGGACACTGGGATTTCAAGGCTGCTTGAGGGTGGAGCTCCGTGCTGGTCTCCAGGAGTTCTGGTCTGAAACAGAGACAGGAGACAAGAGTCTATATGAGGAGAGTCAGAATTCAAAGGCAGCAGAGGGCAGGCCAAGGAGCCAAATGATGAGGTGTCCAGAGCTTGGCAGGGCATGGGGAGGGTGTTGCTGGAAGGGGAGACAGTTTGGGAAAAAGCTAGGAGATGAGAGAAGGTCAAGGAGAAAGTAGGTTCACCATACTGATATATGGACAGGGAGGAAAGGCAAAATCAGGGCTTCGAGTCGATATTGAGGGACAGAGCTGAGTGCTAGAATGGACCAAGAGGAGCATCAGAATAGAGAAACAGAATCTAGgctgtggagtggttcaagtggtacagcacctgcctagcaaatgtgaggccctgagttcaaactccagcactgcaaaagaaagaaaacagagtctAAAGCCCAGTAAATGCTGGTCTCTGCACACGTCTTAGTATTTCAGGAGCTCTTAACCTGGCTGACTGCTGTTCTAAACTGCAAGccacatttttttcacttaatcttCACACCCATCTAGGATGGTAGTCATGATTATCCCCACAGTTGGGGAAAACGAGGTCCAAAGTAGTTAAGCAACTTGCTCAGAACATACAGGTTTGAATCCAGGCTGTCTGAACCCCAAGCCTGTCTCAGTCACTGAGAATAAGCAGGCACCATGAGAGTTTCTGTTTGTTCTCTGCTTCCTTATGGTATGTTTGagtacccccaacacacacacactcacacgcacacgGGCACACACACAAAGCTGGTGGAGCAGACTGTAGGGTGGCTCAGAGGCCAGACCCTGGGTGATGGTTCTGGGAGCTGCTGACCCCTCGCCTTGTGCCTCCAGCATCCAGATGGCTCACCACTGCACCATTCATGGAAACACAGAGGAGCTGCGGCAGATGGCAGCCAGCCGCGAGGTGCCCCGGCCTCTCTCCACTCTACCCATGTTCAATGTACGCACGGGTGA is a window from the Castor canadensis chromosome 11, mCasCan1.hap1v2, whole genome shotgun sequence genome containing:
- the LOC109691406 gene encoding histone H1.9-like, which codes for MQKDTSPVPPSMPLASNTAMGGSWEASASGVSNKSETGPRTCPKACPKPSMSKVILRTVADKGVHSRVSLAVIKKALTTTGYNMARNTRRFKRVLQKLVEKGLLKQVTGKRATGSFRLGKKQPSKSRLKAKRRRQQRRQRGQRQSGQCQSRQRRSLLGSRQSRK
- the Sgca gene encoding alpha-sarcoglycan — encoded protein: MVAAVICIPLLVGLLAGLGGTEFQQTTLYPLVGRFFVHTLDHATFLSLPERVAVPPTVHITYHAHLQGHPDLPRWLRYTQRSPYNPGFLYGTATPEDRGRQVIEITAYNRNTFDTTRQRLVLLIEDPEGPQLPYHVEFLVRSHDVEEVLPSTPANRFLTALGGLWEPGELQLLNITSALDRGGRVPLPIEGRKEGVYIKVGSAFPFSTCLKMVASPDSHARCAHGQPPLLSCYDTLAPHFRVDWCNVSLVDKSVPEPLDEVFTPGDGILEHDPFFCPPTEATTRDFLTDALVTLLVPLLVALLLTLLLAYIMCCRREGRLKRDLATSDIQMAHHCTIHGNTEELRQMAASREVPRPLSTLPMFNVRTGERLPPCVDSAQVPLILDQH